Proteins encoded together in one Pelagicoccus albus window:
- a CDS encoding ABC transporter ATP-binding protein encodes MQTQDSSALSVRNLRAGFAAKNGVIVAVDDVSFDVPKGKTLGLVGESGCGKSVTAMSIMRLLPNPTGRILGGSIELHGRNLVDLSIDEMRKVRGKQVGMVFQEPMTALNPVHRIGQQLSECFFLHYPKINKKEAWDRSIEALKRVGIPAPEVRVTEYPHQLSGGMRQRVVIAMALACDPEILICDEPTTALDVTIQAQILDLIGQLQADLGMSVVMITHDLGVIAETCNEVVVMYAGRVAERASVFEIFENPQHLYTQGLLSSIPKLESHAKQKLATIPGMVPSLADMPVGARFAPRSNHPAVKDYLASAEFKEKRPELVEYSPGHWVEDCEYVRAFG; translated from the coding sequence ATGCAAACTCAGGATTCGAGCGCTCTTAGTGTCCGCAACCTTCGGGCCGGATTTGCTGCCAAAAATGGTGTGATCGTCGCAGTTGACGATGTCTCCTTCGATGTGCCCAAGGGAAAGACGCTTGGGCTCGTGGGAGAGTCCGGTTGCGGTAAAAGCGTGACCGCGATGTCGATCATGAGGCTACTGCCGAACCCGACGGGCAGGATTCTGGGCGGCTCGATTGAGCTGCATGGCCGCAATTTGGTAGACCTCAGCATCGACGAAATGCGCAAGGTGCGAGGCAAGCAGGTCGGTATGGTTTTTCAGGAGCCCATGACTGCGCTGAATCCGGTGCATCGCATCGGACAGCAGCTTAGCGAGTGCTTTTTCCTGCACTACCCGAAGATCAACAAGAAGGAGGCCTGGGACCGTTCCATTGAAGCATTGAAGCGCGTCGGCATCCCCGCTCCGGAGGTGCGCGTCACCGAATATCCGCACCAGCTTTCTGGCGGCATGCGTCAACGCGTTGTCATCGCCATGGCGCTTGCTTGCGATCCGGAAATTCTCATCTGCGACGAGCCAACCACGGCTCTCGACGTGACTATCCAAGCTCAGATTTTAGATCTCATTGGGCAACTGCAAGCGGACCTCGGCATGTCCGTAGTGATGATCACCCATGATTTGGGAGTAATTGCCGAAACCTGTAACGAAGTGGTGGTTATGTACGCCGGACGCGTTGCGGAACGGGCTAGCGTATTTGAGATATTTGAGAATCCTCAGCACTTGTACACGCAAGGACTACTGAGCTCCATCCCGAAGCTGGAGTCACACGCAAAGCAAAAGTTGGCGACTATTCCGGGCATGGTTCCTTCGCTGGCGGATATGCCGGTAGGTGCGCGCTTTGCTCCGCGCTCGAACCATCCGGCGGTTAAGGATTATCTCGCATCAGCAGAGTTTAAGGAGAAACGACCAGAGCTCGTGGAGTACTCTCCTGGGCATTGGGTAGAAGATTGTGAATACGTCAGAGCCTTCGGTTGA
- a CDS encoding ABC transporter ATP-binding protein: protein MSETLLDVKDLKVHFPLKSGLFSKTVRHCKAVDGVSLNLKQGETFGLVGESGCGKSTLGKTICRLIQPTAGDIVFEGQNVAKYNRNEMRPLRRDIQMVFQDPAESLNSRHTVREILEEPFVIHGIGDANTRLKKVHALLDRVGLGKAAAEKYSFEFSGGQRQRIGIARAIALEPKLIICDEPVSALDVSVQSQILNLLIDLQKEMGLTYLFIAHDLAVVKVVSDRIGVMYLGKMVEVAEGKELFANPMHEYTKALISAIPEPNPRREKNRVVLRGDVPSPIDPPPGCAFARRSPIEVSEEVASQPGEFKEVTPGHWVEVHPATVADYDNLK, encoded by the coding sequence ATGAGCGAAACACTTTTAGACGTTAAGGACCTTAAGGTTCACTTCCCTCTCAAGAGCGGATTGTTTTCCAAAACGGTCAGGCACTGTAAGGCGGTTGACGGCGTAAGCCTAAACCTGAAGCAGGGTGAAACCTTCGGTCTCGTGGGAGAATCTGGTTGTGGCAAGTCAACCTTAGGCAAGACGATATGCCGGCTGATTCAGCCTACGGCAGGGGATATCGTTTTCGAAGGTCAAAACGTAGCCAAGTACAACCGCAATGAGATGCGGCCGCTACGCCGGGATATTCAAATGGTCTTTCAGGATCCAGCGGAGTCTTTGAATTCACGCCACACTGTGCGGGAGATTCTTGAAGAGCCTTTTGTCATTCACGGTATTGGGGATGCGAATACGCGTTTGAAGAAGGTGCATGCTTTGCTGGATCGCGTGGGACTTGGCAAGGCGGCGGCGGAAAAATATTCCTTCGAATTCTCAGGTGGGCAACGTCAGCGTATTGGCATCGCTCGAGCCATCGCTCTTGAGCCGAAGCTTATCATTTGCGACGAGCCAGTTTCCGCTTTGGACGTTTCGGTTCAAAGCCAGATCTTGAATTTGTTAATCGATCTGCAGAAAGAGATGGGGCTGACTTATTTGTTCATCGCTCATGACTTGGCTGTGGTAAAGGTTGTCTCTGATCGGATCGGTGTTATGTATTTGGGTAAGATGGTCGAAGTGGCGGAGGGCAAAGAACTTTTTGCAAATCCAATGCACGAATACACCAAGGCTCTGATCTCGGCAATTCCTGAGCCCAATCCTCGTCGCGAAAAGAATAGGGTCGTATTGCGTGGTGATGTTCCATCGCCTATCGACCCGCCTCCTGGTTGTGCGTTTGCTCGTCGAAGCCCTATCGAAGTTTCGGAGGAGGTCGCATCCCAACCGGGCGAGTTCAAGGAAGTGACCCCGGGCCATTGGGTGGAAGTACATCCAGCCACGGTTGCCGATTACGATAATCTCAAGTAG